Part of the Aureitalea marina genome, TCCAATCCCTTTCCTGCAGCAAGAAGGACTACCAGGATAAAGATCCCCCACAATACACCAAATGCCGTTAATATGGTTCTGAACCAATTGGTACTTAGAGCCTCTAGTATCTCCGACCAGCTATCTCTGCTAAATAAACTACTCATCGCGTAAGGCTACTATAGGTTTGATCCTAGCTGCCCGCCAGGCCGGGAAGAATCCAGCCAAGGCACCTGCCAGAATTAGAATGAATACAGTGGTAACTGCCACCTGGAAGTTTACCGAGGGGTTGACTATATAATCGATCTCAACGTTTGGTCCGATAATCTCCAACAGGCCCATACTGGTGATCAGCCCCAGGAAACCTGCTATAGCCGTTACAAAAATACTTTCGTGAAGCACCATCATGATAATGGACAGCGGCTGGGCTCCAATGGCCTTTCTAATCCCGATCTCCTTGGTGCGTTCCTTGACAATGATCAACATGATATTACTTACCCCGACCACCCCGGCTATAATGGTACAAATACCAACTACCCAGAAGAATAGTTTGATCATGGCCATCAAATCGTAAAATCGCTTGGCCTCTTCTAAGGTGTTGAATACATTAATGGCTGAGGGATCTTCAGGCGCAACGATATGTCGTTCCTTTAAGAAACTCTCGATCTCCTGAGAGAAGGTAATGGACTGCTGCAAGGCCGCCGCAAAATTCTCTTGTCGTTGCAGGGTAAAGCCCAGGTTACGGACCTTATTCCCTCCGTTGAATACACGTTGGGATGTAGAAAGAGGTAGGAAGATTCGTTGCTCTTCACGCTCTCCTCCCGGATCGGTATAAACTCCAATTACTTTGAAGTTGATTCCATTGAGCTGTATTTGCTCTCCAACGGCAGATCCTCCTTCTGTGAAAAGGTCTTTGTATACTTTTTGACCAATAACAATCACCTTTTCGTAATTGTCCTGATCGTCATAGTTCAAAAATCGGCCTTGGGTGAGGGAAGCGTTCTCAATAAACTGGTAGTCCGGATATACTCCTTCTACCCGGTAGCTTCCATTTTCATTCTTGTAGGTTGCAGCCCCACTCCATATACGGTATACAGAAGATTTGAATTCAAGATCATCCTCGTATTTCTTGATCAGATAATCGTAATCCTCGTTTTCCAGTTCGATAAATCGACCCGGATTAAGGCCTTTATGCTCAACGGTGGTAACTCCGGTCCAAACCGCGATACGGTTAGTGGCGTCCTGTTCGAACTCCTGGGCAATTCCATTCTGCATACCCTGTCCAAAACCTAACAGAATTACCAGGATAAAGATCCCAGAGGCCACAGAAAGACCTGTCAGGAAAGTTCGCAACTTATTCTTGCGAATGGTATCAAAAATCTCCTGCCATCGTTCGATATTAAACATGAGCTACTGGTTTTGCAGGAACTTGATTTACAACCGAATCGTCGATGATCACTCCATCTTTCAAATTGACTATACGCTTACACATATGGGCGATATCGTCCTCGTGGGTAACTATAAGTATGGTCTTTCCTTCCTCATTGATCTTCTGGATGATATCCATAACCTCATACGAGGTAGTAGAATCCAGGGCACCTGTCGGTTCATCGGCAAGTAAGACCTTGGGGTCACTGGCTAATGCTCTCGCGATAGCTACCCGTTGTTTTTGACCCCCGGATAATTCATTCGGCAGGTGATCGGCCCAATCTGCCAGGCCTACCTTCTCCAGGTAATGCATGGCTCGCTCTACACGCTGACTTCTTTTAACTCCTTGATAATACAAAGGCATGGCTACATTATCCAATGCATTCTTGTAAGTGATCAGGTTAAAGGACTGAAAGATGAATCCGAGAAATTGGTTGCGGTAACGCGCTGCCACCTTCTCGTTCAGATCTTTGATAATCTTACCGTCCAGGGTATAGGTACCCTCATCGGCCTCGTCCAGCATTCCTAAAATATTCAGTAAGGTAGATTTTCCAGAACCGGAAGATCCCATGATGGCGACTAATTCGCCTTCGTTGACGTTAAAGTCAATTCCTTTAAGCACATGAAGGGAATTGCTCCCCATCTGATACGACTTTTGTAAGCCTTTGATCTCTATCATAGTAAACAGTTCTCATGCAAAGTAACTCCCTTTTAGGGCCTTACATTGCAAAATTCTTGTTAAGACTTACCGTGTATGGTTAGTGAAAGTCTTCGGGTATAAGACTGTTTCAAAAAATTAATGTTACAGTAGCGAACGTGAAGAAACTGTTAATTTTCCTCCTATAGAGCCCGTTTACGCATTTTGTAGATAGCATAACCTATTCCTCCAACCAATAAATAGGGAAAGATCATCAGATAGATGATACCATTATTGATCCCTTTCGCGGCCTCATTGCCTTCTTCACTCTCCAAAACAGCCCGGCACATGGCACATTGAGCTTCGACAGGCAGCACAGCAAGTAGCAGCAAGATTAGCGATATGATCAAAGTGCGTATCATGCAGGATAATAAGGCGAGATCATTAAATAGACGATAACCCCCGTAATGGCAACATAGAGCCAGATAGGAAAGGTGATCTTAGCGATCTTCCGATGCATCTCAAATTTTCCGTTCAAGGCCCGAACATAGGTGATCAGTACAAAGGGAATCACCCCGATAGACAGCAGTATGTGGGTGATCAGTATAAAGAAATAGACATACTTCATGGCCCCTTCTCCGCCATAAGCTGTAGAATCTGAGGTCATGTGATAGGCCACATACATTACCAGGAAAAGCGCGGATAGCAGGATGCAGGTCTTCATCAGACTCTCATGCCTCTTCCGATTACCCTTCTTGATAGAAACCACTGCCGCAATCAAAAGGACGGCAGTTAGGGCATTAATACTGGCATAAATGGGAGGGAGAAAGCCCAAACGATCCACACCTGGTATCCGCACCGAAAAGAGAATGGCCACGGCCAATGGGATCAATATAGAAAGTATCCAGATCCACTTGTTGTAATTTTTTTCTGCCGTTCTGTCCATCCTTATAATAACTTTTTAATGTCTTCCATCAACATTTGAATTCCTTCATCTTCCAGCCCGTCGTAGTAGATCAGGGGATTTCCATTTTCATCATATCGAGAACGAATCTGTCCCTCTTGATCAATAAGTGCAAAGAAGCCCGAGTGTTCAAAACCACCTTCCACTTCCGGAGCCTGTCCTACATAGAGATTGAACCCCTCATTGGCCAGTTTGAAAATATCCTCTTGCTGGCCAGTCAACAGATGCCAATGCGGGTTGCTGATCTGATAGCTGGTCGCGTATTCTTTCAATATCTCTGGGGTGTCGTATTCCGGGTTAATACTGAATGAAGCAATTCCAAGACCCGGATTGCCGTAAAACTCATTCTGGATCTTCACCATATTCCGATTCATGATCGGGCAAATGGATGGGCAAGTGGTAAAGAAGAACTCCGCCACGTACACCTTCCCACTGTAGTCGGAGTTGGTGATGGTTTTTCCATCCTGGTTGGTGAATTCGAACTCCGGTACTTGTCCAATCACTGCCAGGTCCGGTTCAGAAAGTGTATTCACGATCTTGGGTACTGCCCAGATCCCGAAAACCAGAATGACAAATGAGATCCCGATATAGGAGTAGTTCTTCATACTTAGATTTCGCGGTTTGATTTGTATTTCTTCAAAGCCAGGCGATACTCTGCCAAAACCACTTTGATATCGTCCCCCATTTTGTTGTTGATCTCTGCATAATCACTGGCGTTGAACCCATATAATAGGGTCACATCCTCGTCATCGTCCCTTCCTCTAAGCGAGCGTTCTTTATCGATGATGAACACAAAGTCGCTGGACCAATTCTCATCCAAGGCATAGGTGCTTTCCAGGGATTGGAATACCATCTCTATCTGCTCCGGACTTCCGATTGCAAACTTCCAATTATCCGTCTTCTCTATCTGTTCTAATTCCTTCAATAAAGCCGCTACCTGGTCCTGTTGATCCTCAGTCACCAAGATGACAAACTGGAACTCGTCAAACTGATGATTCTTCTTGTAGATCTTATGGGCCAGATTAAAGGCATTGGCCCTTTTATTACCTACATCGGAACCGAAGAATCCCAATACAGTAATCTTATTCTGTAAGCGCGGACGTTCCCCTTCGATATCCTGGAAACCATCAAGTTCTGCAACCGAGGTGGTCAAAACTGGAAGCTTGACAAAATTGTTCACTCCTGTCGCAAAGAAAATGTATACCAGCAGAGGTAGCAGGAACAGAACTGTAAGGACTATATACTTTTTGACTTTCAAGTGATTGAATTTCTTGCAAAAATACAACCCAATTGGGCCTTGGGCAAAACCAACTCCTTAATTAATGCACAAAAAAACCCGGCAAATAGCCGGGTTCATATTTCCTAGAGAATTCGACTAGAAATCGAATTTCACATAATTCGTCTTATATACTTCGAAGATATAATCTCCTTCGATAAGCAGAATGAGGATCAGGTAACAGATCAGGAATACTCCCGTCCAGACAACTGATCTTCTCAGGGACTTCTTTTCATCGCGCATGTGCATGAAGTCCCAAGTGATATAATAAGCCTTAACCAGGGTCAGGATAATGAAGATCCAGTTGAGGAGCTTCATGGCCAAAAAGCGGTTATCGGTTAAAACCTCAGGTTTGATAATCCCCAGTGCAACCTCTATGATCGTAACGATAGAGAGAAAAATAAAAACCCCCAGATCTTCTGAACGTTAGACTTGAATTTAAGTCTTCCGCGAAATATTTCCAATTTGTGATCGTGCGCCATCAGATACTAATTTATGCTTATACCAGGTAGAAGAATGTAAATACAAAGACCCATACAAGGTCTACAAAGTGCCAGTAGAGTCCAACCTTTTCAACCATCTCATAGCTGCCTCGTCTCTCGTAGGTTCCAAGGATACAATTAATGAAGATGATAAAGTTGAAGACCACCCCGGAGAACACGTGAAATCCGTGGAATCCGGTAATAAAGAAGAAGAAATCGGCAAAGAGCGGGTGACCGTATTCATTCCGCTGCAGATTGGCTCCTTCGACCACCAACTTTCCATCCGCTACCAGCTTGGCTACAGACTCTTCTCTGGAAAGCACGGTTGGCTCACCATTCTCGTCCAGGTATTGTGTCCGGATCAGTAGGTTATCGTCAGCCAGGAAACCTGCCTTTACTTCCTCAAAGGTAAAAGTGGTCAGGGTCTCCGGTTCTACGTCATACCAGATACCGTTTTTTCTTTCATGTTCTATTCGCTCGGTGGGGATACTGGTAGCAAACGAACTAATTGCCACTCGCTTTCCATCGGTATCCAGGAACTGCAATATCTTCCCTCCTTTGGTCTCTACAGCCCCGTAGTCTCCCTTGATAAAAGTAGCCCACTCCCAAGCCTGGGAACCAACGAAAATCAAACCTCCAATAATGGTGAAGAACATATACCAGATCACCTTGGTCTTCTGCATCTTGTGCCCTGCATCCACGGCCAATACCATGGTCACAGAAGAGAAGATTAGAATGAAGGTCATGAAAGCCACATAGTACATCGGGCCGGCACACCGTGTAAGAACGGTACGTGAGTAAATACCTCATCGGCAATAGGCCA contains:
- a CDS encoding ABC transporter permease; amino-acid sequence: MFNIERWQEIFDTIRKNKLRTFLTGLSVASGIFILVILLGFGQGMQNGIAQEFEQDATNRIAVWTGVTTVEHKGLNPGRFIELENEDYDYLIKKYEDDLEFKSSVYRIWSGAATYKNENGSYRVEGVYPDYQFIENASLTQGRFLNYDDQDNYEKVIVIGQKVYKDLFTEGGSAVGEQIQLNGINFKVIGVYTDPGGEREEQRIFLPLSTSQRVFNGGNKVRNLGFTLQRQENFAAALQQSITFSQEIESFLKERHIVAPEDPSAINVFNTLEEAKRFYDLMAMIKLFFWVVGICTIIAGVVGVSNIMLIIVKERTKEIGIRKAIGAQPLSIIMMVLHESIFVTAIAGFLGLITSMGLLEIIGPNVEIDYIVNPSVNFQVAVTTVFILILAGALAGFFPAWRAARIKPIVALRDE
- a CDS encoding ABC transporter ATP-binding protein, coding for MIEIKGLQKSYQMGSNSLHVLKGIDFNVNEGELVAIMGSSGSGKSTLLNILGMLDEADEGTYTLDGKIIKDLNEKVAARYRNQFLGFIFQSFNLITYKNALDNVAMPLYYQGVKRSQRVERAMHYLEKVGLADWADHLPNELSGGQKQRVAIARALASDPKVLLADEPTGALDSTTSYEVMDIIQKINEEGKTILIVTHEDDIAHMCKRIVNLKDGVIIDDSVVNQVPAKPVAHV
- a CDS encoding DUF420 domain-containing protein — translated: MDRTAEKNYNKWIWILSILIPLAVAILFSVRIPGVDRLGFLPPIYASINALTAVLLIAAVVSIKKGNRKRHESLMKTCILLSALFLVMYVAYHMTSDSTAYGGEGAMKYVYFFILITHILLSIGVIPFVLITYVRALNGKFEMHRKIAKITFPIWLYVAITGVIVYLMISPYYPA
- a CDS encoding SCO family protein, encoding MKNYSYIGISFVILVFGIWAVPKIVNTLSEPDLAVIGQVPEFEFTNQDGKTITNSDYSGKVYVAEFFFTTCPSICPIMNRNMVKIQNEFYGNPGLGIASFSINPEYDTPEILKEYATSYQISNPHWHLLTGQQEDIFKLANEGFNLYVGQAPEVEGGFEHSGFFALIDQEGQIRSRYDENGNPLIYYDGLEDEGIQMLMEDIKKLL